A window of Diabrotica virgifera virgifera chromosome 9, PGI_DIABVI_V3a contains these coding sequences:
- the LOC126892501 gene encoding uncharacterized protein LOC126892501, with the protein MSGVPCTILVSIEDRLNFPTKMALVVIRQLFRYGLRSISLRNDRILIDLVYTPKSTTLSRKFGNLPVKYIRMQINDSNEIGLFEKAMKRYYFDLEEETEALPPPPTTTPSIKSIQKEPLKKKLKRRVTQHVESIDLDQNSQVWSFDEHIIDDDDDDKEDHTRRATISETRNDYGDDDDDDCTTTLIPPTE; encoded by the exons ATGTCTGGTGTACCATGTACAATTTTGGTATCCATAGAAGATAGATTAAATTTCCCCACGAAAATGGCTCTAGTAGTCATAAGGCAGCTATTcag ATATGGTTTAAGAAGCATATCTCTCCGGAATGATAGAATCTTAATAGACTTAGTATATACCCCAAAGTCCACAACGCTGTCGAGAAAATTTGGTAACTTACCAGTAAAATATATCCGTATGCAAATAAATGATTCTAATGAGATAGGATTGTTTGAAAAAGCAATGAAGAGATACTACTTTGACTTAGAGGAGGAGACAGAAGCTCTTCCTCCTCCTCCTACTACTACTCCTTCTATTAAATCAATTCAGAAGGAACctttaaagaaaaaattgaagaGGAGAGTAACACAGCATGTTGAGTCCATTGATCTTGATCAAAATTCACAAGTGTGGTCATTTGATGAACACATTatagatgatgatgatgatgataaagaaGATCATACCAGAAGAGCGACAATAAGTGAGACCAGAAATGACTACGGCGACGACGATGACGATGACTGCACCACCACATTGATACCTCCTACGGAGTAA
- the LOC126890928 gene encoding uncharacterized protein LOC126890928 — MSESIDKLASYLTTSQNKILKSFFPNEIQFNLSTRKGVFPYEYLDSWEKLKDENLPPKNAFYSTLTKTHISDDDYNHACNIWTEFHNNTLKDFSEIYLTTDVLLLGDIVENFRETSLKTYGLDPLHYYTAPGLSFDACLKITGVEIELLDDIDKVMFIERGLRGGISQVSNRYGKANNKYMSKDYNEQDRDSYLIYWDFVNLYGTIMCFSLPYGGFEWIDPNVMPDITTVDKNSDIGYILECDIIYSKELFNIHKDLPLCPEHLIPPKSKSKVTKLLTTLFDKKHYIIHYRALQQAVTLGLKLDKIYRVLKFNQAPWVKKYVDLNTELRKKSKNEFESNNYKMMTNSFFGKTCENVRKYKDCKLLSKWEGRYGVRNYISKPNFHSLSIINENLVVVEMKRTQITFNKPLFIGFSILDLSKVWLYDFHYNYTKNKFGDNAKLLYCDTDSLIYHIFDENV; from the coding sequence ATGTCTGAAAGTATCGATAAGCTTGCCTCCTATTTGACTACTtctcaaaacaaaattttaaaatcgtttttcccaaATGAAATCCAATTTAATTTGTCGACACGAAAAGGTGTTTTTCCTTATGAGTATTTAGATTCTTGGGAGAAACTTAAAGATGAAAATTTACCTCCTAAAAATGCTTTTTATAGCACTCTTACTAAAACACATATTAGTGATGATGATTACAATCATGCATGCAACATATGGACAGAATTTCATAATAATACGTTAAAAGATTTTTCGGAAATTTATCTAACTACAGACGTATTATTATTAGGTGATATTGTTGAAAATTTTCGGGAAACTTCTTTAAAAACATATGGCTTAGATCCTCTTCACTATTACACAGCTCCAGGATTATCATTTGATGCATGTCTTAAGATTACTGGAGTAGAAATTGAGTTATTAGATGACATAGATAAAGTAATGTTTATCGAACGAGGTCTACGAGGAGGAATTTCACAAGTATCCAATAGATATGGCAAAGCAAATAACAAATATATGAGTAAAGACTATAATGAACAAGATCGTGATTCCTACTTAATATATTGGGATTTTGTAAATTTATATGGTACAATAATGTGTTTTTCTCTACCTTATGGAGGTTTTGAATGGATAGATCCTAATGTGATGCCAGATATTACAACCGTTGATAAAAACTCTGATATCGGATATATATTAGAATGtgacattatttattcaaaaGAACTATTTAATATACACAAAGATTTACCCTTATGTCCTGAACATCTAATACcaccaaaatcaaaatccaaaGTAACAAAATTATTAACAACTTTATTTGATAAAAAACACTATATAATTCATTACAGAGCTCTTCAACAAGCAGTAACACTAGGTTTAAAACTTGATAAAATTTACAGAGTCTTAAAATTCAATCAGGCACCTTGGGTGAAGAAATATGTTGATCTAAATACAGAACTTAGgaaaaaaagtaaaaatgaaTTTGAATCAAATAATTACAAAATGATGACAAATTCCTTCTTCGGTAAGACCTGTGAAAATGTACGTAAATACAAGGACTGTAAATTACTATCAAAGTGGGAAGGCCGTTATGGTGTTCGAAATTACATTTCAAAACCCAATTTTCATAGTCTATCTATTATTAATGAAAATCTTGTAGTTGTAGAAATGAAGCGAACAcaaataacatttaataaaccTCTTTTTATAGGTTTTTCTATTTTAGATTTATCTAAAGTTTGGTTGTACGACTTCCATTATAACTATACTAAAAACAAATTTGGAGATAACGCAAAACTCCTTTATTGTGACACTGACTCTTTAATTTATCATATTTTCGACGAAAATGTATAG